Proteins from a genomic interval of Paenibacillus sp. 37:
- a CDS encoding replication-relaxation family protein, whose product MDPDNIPLTYPHFSWELLNLSKMRSTWNQLAQMQKTGIIQVAAKLNNDTKVLTLSEEGLSIAYSLLDIPEIEGYRNTGWNNQHGYFPYELYRAPKERLQKHHNLGIDFNVLMELLSLKHNFTYDFIDNRYASVEFSSMDENTKIETKKIFRPDGEFIIRPNGTDKEFHCWVEFDMGTEKGKLLYEKFSKYNQYLSYISQGVERDSLATSIPSTIFFVTTARQSIWSRWLNIQRNYLNTIKNWSTFLNLYVGNIESLESLVLSFINEGDLFKNKLNLNLRPLLNDQAFIGQPKPSKNLTNASSLSSFCYLYGNEMKILGWEPYFTVTRLKSNEHQVFLYVKFDEYETGGICKAIDFASKFETIESMKRINAIEVIPVLLYSDKKPHSLDFIGCDQKVKFDSIFKKYLWHNVSENKWFDKNGKHIQSNPLNLFLVE is encoded by the coding sequence TTGGATCCGGATAATATTCCTTTAACCTATCCTCATTTCTCATGGGAACTACTTAACTTATCAAAAATGAGAAGCACATGGAATCAGTTGGCTCAAATGCAGAAGACCGGTATTATTCAGGTGGCAGCTAAACTTAATAATGATACGAAGGTTTTAACTTTATCAGAAGAAGGATTATCTATAGCTTACAGCCTTTTAGATATCCCTGAGATTGAAGGTTATCGAAATACAGGTTGGAATAATCAACACGGTTATTTTCCATATGAACTTTATCGCGCTCCAAAAGAGAGACTGCAAAAACATCATAACTTGGGTATTGATTTCAATGTTTTAATGGAACTCTTATCTTTAAAACATAATTTCACATATGATTTTATTGATAATAGATACGCTTCAGTTGAGTTCTCCTCTATGGATGAAAATACTAAAATAGAAACTAAGAAAATTTTCAGGCCCGATGGAGAGTTTATTATTCGACCTAATGGTACTGACAAGGAATTTCACTGTTGGGTTGAGTTTGATATGGGAACGGAGAAAGGCAAACTTTTATATGAGAAGTTTTCTAAGTACAATCAATATCTGTCATATATAAGCCAAGGGGTTGAGAGAGATTCTTTAGCCACATCTATACCTAGTACTATTTTTTTTGTAACGACTGCGCGTCAAAGTATTTGGTCTCGATGGCTGAATATTCAGCGGAATTATTTGAACACCATTAAAAACTGGAGCACATTTTTAAATTTGTATGTAGGAAATATTGAATCACTTGAAAGTTTGGTGCTTTCCTTTATAAATGAAGGAGACTTATTTAAAAATAAACTGAATTTAAACTTAAGACCACTCCTTAATGATCAAGCTTTTATTGGACAACCTAAGCCCTCCAAAAATCTCACGAATGCCTCCTCCCTTTCAAGTTTTTGTTATCTTTATGGTAACGAAATGAAGATATTAGGTTGGGAGCCGTATTTTACAGTAACTCGTCTTAAAAGCAATGAACATCAGGTTTTTCTTTATGTTAAGTTCGACGAATATGAAACTGGTGGTATTTGTAAGGCAATAGATTTCGCTTCAAAATTCGAAACTATTGAATCCATGAAAAGGATTAATGCAATTGAGGTTATCCCTGTTTTACTTTACTCGGATAAAAAGCCACACTCTCTTGATTTTATTGGTTGTGATCAGAAGGTTAAATTCGATTCTATCTTTAAGAAGTATCTTTGGCATAATGTTTCTGAGAATAAGTGGTTCGATAAAAACGGGAAACATATTCAATCCAACCCCTTAAATTTATTTCTTGTTGAATAA
- a CDS encoding cell division protein FtsZ encodes MGLSNSKVLTFMNENALINDVSLRFGVIGAGQKGNKDADIFAGYTYANGKQIYPSLAVNFSKNDMLHLKNIPVEDRIHFEDFRGAARTPSLVVENFDPQLNPNADKMRNQLIEAMERKFMDVDHLFICAGAGGGFGTGFISLVLSLIKEQFFPVPITLLLSSPFDDFTEMSNAILLLAEIKEFIELQNELFSPGQEKPLGSVILTDNKKLFNDFTTKKENRLNSSTLISWKDEGNDAIISTIHEANLIPANFGSDNSTYDPSDFIKIVQLSGGFLSIHKASIEAPYESNTLNSKMRNSIQLGYFSCGHDYETATMYGGFVLRPSSASIFKDVKTEQTIKQVISEFNDTAQGKYGDPIWFDEYAVVYTIFSGMTLPSRVVEMTIEYDEMLEKQKQVKNKDIELNISGVMESVKQSTFNPYQKRGANKFGGGASGGFGGSVFNRKQENQIEEEVASTTEEISEPNNRFGSNSDDTKPTNVWNKIQNRK; translated from the coding sequence ATGGGTCTATCTAATAGTAAAGTACTTACATTCATGAACGAAAATGCACTAATCAATGACGTCTCTCTAAGATTTGGTGTAATTGGAGCAGGGCAGAAAGGTAACAAAGATGCAGATATTTTTGCAGGTTATACATATGCAAATGGAAAACAAATATATCCTAGCCTTGCCGTGAATTTTTCTAAAAATGACATGCTTCATCTTAAGAACATTCCGGTCGAAGATCGCATACATTTTGAAGATTTCAGAGGTGCTGCCCGAACACCTTCTCTTGTTGTTGAGAATTTCGATCCACAATTGAACCCAAATGCAGACAAGATGCGTAATCAATTGATTGAAGCAATGGAAAGAAAATTCATGGATGTTGATCATTTGTTTATTTGCGCTGGAGCTGGTGGGGGCTTTGGTACAGGCTTTATTTCACTAGTGTTAAGTTTAATAAAAGAACAGTTTTTTCCGGTCCCTATAACTCTTTTGCTCTCAAGTCCATTTGATGATTTCACTGAAATGTCTAATGCAATTCTTCTCCTCGCAGAAATCAAAGAATTCATTGAACTTCAAAATGAGCTATTTAGTCCAGGTCAAGAAAAACCACTTGGTAGTGTAATTCTTACTGATAACAAGAAACTATTTAACGACTTTACAACCAAAAAAGAGAATAGACTGAACAGTAGTACTTTGATTTCTTGGAAAGATGAAGGGAACGATGCGATTATAAGTACTATCCATGAGGCTAACTTGATTCCTGCTAACTTTGGATCAGACAATAGTACTTATGATCCTTCGGACTTTATTAAAATCGTACAACTGTCAGGTGGTTTCTTGAGTATTCACAAAGCTAGCATTGAAGCCCCTTACGAAAGTAATACTTTGAATAGTAAAATGAGAAATAGTATTCAGTTGGGCTACTTTTCTTGTGGTCATGATTATGAAACTGCAACAATGTATGGTGGTTTTGTACTTAGACCATCAAGTGCATCAATATTCAAAGATGTCAAAACAGAGCAGACTATTAAACAAGTAATATCAGAGTTTAATGATACAGCTCAAGGAAAATATGGAGATCCTATCTGGTTTGATGAATACGCGGTTGTCTATACTATTTTTAGTGGGATGACTTTACCAAGCCGAGTCGTTGAAATGACTATAGAATATGATGAAATGTTAGAAAAACAAAAACAGGTGAAAAACAAAGATATCGAACTGAATATCTCAGGTGTAATGGAATCTGTAAAACAATCCACTTTTAATCCATATCAAAAACGAGGAGCCAACAAATTTGGTGGTGGCGCTTCTGGAGGCTTTGGGGGATCTGTATTCAATCGAAAGCAAGAAAATCAAATTGAAGAAGAAGTTGCTTCAACCACTGAAGAAATTTCAGAGCCTAATAACAGATTTGGAAGCAACTCGGATGATACTAAACCTACAAATGTTTGGAATAAAATTCAAAACCGTAAATAG
- a CDS encoding ParA family protein, with the protein MGITVSIGVQKGGVGKSSTTCITSYLLAERGFKVLTVDFDSQGNTTQILSGKDIYSFEDNTVLNAIIDLDPAKYIVKVNENLDLLPADDILSTLGRALGNVNRVVPTSLKETLDIIKDQYDFILIDQPPNLGDLSVSALSASDYVVVMLQSEPLCFKAIPRYLQLVELIKERITPTLKLAGILPSMSDSRTRIDSSIIDQAREDYEDWVFDTVIKRRNRIKEYSILGIQNTTKEDRDALEQYQQFLEELLNRVQKGSV; encoded by the coding sequence ATGGGTATCACAGTATCTATAGGAGTACAAAAAGGCGGAGTGGGTAAAAGCTCTACTACATGCATTACGAGTTATCTTTTAGCTGAAAGAGGATTTAAAGTTTTAACTGTTGATTTTGATTCGCAGGGTAACACTACACAAATATTATCAGGAAAAGACATTTACTCTTTTGAAGATAATACAGTACTAAACGCAATTATCGATTTAGATCCTGCTAAGTACATTGTTAAAGTGAATGAGAACCTGGATTTATTGCCGGCCGATGACATCCTATCGACATTAGGCAGAGCTTTAGGAAATGTAAACAGAGTTGTTCCTACCTCTCTAAAAGAAACATTGGATATCATAAAAGACCAGTATGATTTTATCCTTATTGACCAGCCACCTAACTTAGGCGATCTTTCAGTATCTGCATTATCTGCTAGCGACTATGTGGTAGTTATGCTACAATCGGAACCTTTATGTTTTAAAGCTATCCCAAGGTACCTTCAATTGGTGGAACTTATTAAAGAAAGAATTACGCCTACATTAAAGTTAGCTGGCATTCTACCAAGTATGTCGGATTCCAGAACTCGAATTGACTCTTCAATTATTGATCAAGCTAGGGAAGATTATGAGGACTGGGTATTTGATACTGTAATTAAAAGACGTAATCGAATTAAAGAGTATTCTATTCTTGGTATCCAAAACACAACAAAAGAGGACCGAGATGCTCTTGAGCAATATCAACAATTTTTAGAGGAGTTGCTAAACCGTGTCCAAAAAGGATCAGTTTAA
- a CDS encoding helix-turn-helix domain-containing protein produces the protein MDYTPGELMRIHRTRKDMTQKDLANYIGSFQVRVSRLENGLKPPTPDEIKKIEKVLGTIIWSQQRGDAMNGT, from the coding sequence TTGGATTATACACCTGGGGAACTGATGCGTATCCATAGAACAAGAAAAGATATGACTCAAAAAGATCTTGCAAACTACATAGGATCATTTCAAGTGAGAGTCAGTAGATTGGAAAATGGACTTAAGCCACCCACACCTGACGAGATAAAGAAGATAGAGAAGGTTCTTGGAACTATTATTTGGAGCCAACAAAGGGGAGATGCAATGAATGGCACCTGA
- a CDS encoding SAF domain-containing protein, with product MSKVRQRTKNLIIAGVVGALSMGVLSTGGAIYLIKQQAKEQKVLRMHYESQLVEAEALLQHQQSTMKTVVVASKPLKEGDKLKKENLKVIQIPETDAPTNMVQTPDDLYGKIVKIDVGENTPVINSMVFDNGPTPRDQRIQEYNVMLLPTKLKKGQFVDVRLTFPTGEDFIVLSKKKVEDLSGTTVWYKINEAELLVMTSAIVDAYLNGAKLYAVTYSDPYMQEKAIPNYPANLKVIDLIQSDPNVLTFAKEQLKRNVRQVLENNLSQMDEADKMKIQNGSVILQQEVANNQITNQQNNEAVTGTQGAPIPDTSAEPSTTPGSSIDSSPTTQSTEASKEEIVQPIESGLDTSTSEEKQKDVFGQPLVK from the coding sequence TTGTCCAAAGTAAGGCAGCGTACAAAAAATTTGATTATAGCTGGTGTTGTAGGGGCTCTATCTATGGGAGTTTTATCAACTGGTGGCGCCATCTACCTCATTAAGCAGCAAGCTAAAGAGCAAAAAGTGTTAAGGATGCATTATGAGTCTCAACTCGTTGAAGCAGAGGCATTACTCCAGCACCAACAATCAACTATGAAAACAGTCGTAGTAGCATCCAAACCGCTAAAAGAAGGGGACAAGCTTAAGAAGGAAAATTTGAAAGTTATTCAAATTCCTGAAACAGATGCTCCAACTAACATGGTACAGACACCAGATGATCTATATGGAAAGATCGTTAAAATTGATGTAGGTGAGAATACACCCGTAATCAATTCAATGGTATTTGATAACGGTCCAACCCCTCGTGATCAACGGATACAAGAGTACAATGTGATGTTACTTCCAACTAAACTGAAAAAAGGTCAATTTGTAGACGTACGGTTAACCTTCCCGACAGGTGAAGATTTTATCGTTCTATCAAAGAAAAAAGTTGAAGATCTTTCCGGCACAACTGTTTGGTACAAAATTAATGAAGCTGAATTGTTAGTAATGACTAGTGCGATCGTTGATGCATACCTTAACGGTGCCAAACTTTATGCCGTTACTTATTCTGATCCATATATGCAAGAAAAAGCAATTCCAAACTATCCAGCTAACCTGAAAGTAATTGACCTTATTCAATCCGATCCGAATGTTCTGACATTCGCAAAAGAGCAATTAAAAAGAAATGTAAGACAAGTACTAGAAAACAATCTCTCTCAAATGGATGAAGCAGATAAAATGAAAATCCAAAATGGAAGTGTGATCTTACAACAAGAGGTTGCTAACAACCAAATTACGAATCAGCAAAATAACGAAGCAGTAACCGGAACACAGGGGGCACCTATACCCGATACAAGTGCAGAACCGAGTACAACACCAGGTAGTTCTATAGATTCATCTCCAACAACTCAATCTACGGAAGCAAGTAAAGAGGAAATTGTTCAGCCGATAGAGTCCGGACTGGATACTTCTACAAGCGAAGAAAAACAGAAAGACGTTTTTGGGCAGCCATTAGTGAAATAG
- a CDS encoding chromosome partitioning protein ParA: MGQVAFWSNRHGQSGNSSNLIAVATLIGMEYLTKTLVSHTHWSMSSLESTFLNEKDLDSSEYSSLGIDALERLARSNRLAPKIVKDYTDTVLRDRLELLRGTVKPNEEMFSMIHEVIGSIFDAAKNYYNLTLIDVSSGMRNKLTNSVLTTSDVIVVNLNQNKAVLDEFFTDEPEFLKEKKVVIVLGQYDRHSKYSVSNIKRMYKPKAPIYTVPHCTGYMDALNDKSVVQFFFRNKNIGIQHENHFFLSEVRKLAKGIFEAAGVDTKIYSEQGA, from the coding sequence ATGGGGCAAGTAGCATTTTGGAGTAACCGTCATGGTCAGTCAGGAAACTCATCCAATTTGATTGCTGTGGCCACACTCATTGGGATGGAGTATTTAACCAAAACGCTTGTGAGTCACACACATTGGAGTATGTCGTCTTTGGAATCTACTTTTCTGAACGAAAAGGATCTTGATAGTTCAGAGTATTCGAGCTTAGGCATCGACGCCTTAGAGAGACTAGCTCGCAGTAATCGCTTGGCTCCAAAGATCGTAAAAGACTACACCGACACCGTTCTGCGGGATCGTTTAGAACTACTGCGTGGAACAGTGAAACCTAATGAAGAAATGTTCTCCATGATTCATGAAGTAATCGGAAGTATTTTCGATGCGGCAAAGAATTACTATAATCTCACTCTGATTGATGTGAGTAGTGGGATGCGAAACAAGTTAACGAATTCGGTCCTGACGACCTCAGATGTAATCGTAGTTAATCTCAACCAAAATAAAGCGGTCTTAGATGAGTTCTTCACTGATGAACCAGAGTTCCTCAAAGAGAAAAAAGTTGTAATTGTTCTTGGTCAATATGATCGTCATTCCAAATATTCTGTTTCCAACATTAAACGAATGTATAAACCAAAAGCACCTATATATACCGTTCCTCACTGCACAGGTTACATGGATGCTCTTAATGATAAGTCAGTAGTTCAATTTTTCTTTCGAAATAAAAATATCGGAATCCAACATGAAAATCACTTCTTTCTGAGTGAAGTTCGAAAACTGGCTAAAGGGATATTTGAAGCCGCTGGAGTTGATACAAAGATATATAGTGAGCAGGGGGCTTAA
- a CDS encoding Flp pilus assembly complex ATPase component TadA has translation MSISHLVNLGLILVMLFLVGVYVYFKMTEKRQPKRDPREIDQKYTLAGITEYVKTAINDLTTSNMEHLGLTEEEFDRRMNQRLMLQKSLKGCTDGDIRDKNYVKNTIFDLLLKTYDLNDENINRIIPFDNKKTLSLQDKFEIMLFQNKQKHGVNALGQIIDRYKLDELKNPEEEVEDEYYVITPQEIEEVYRKESKGLSFEDKLMIIVQRIYQQYKGFSVIDEIRDMKIDGVSGGVSGVPIDQIEPFDDMAFFADRVNKKPTPYSHDSVWILYKGKPIHMSFLSFGSEAELKRVCQNIYRYNNPGQLSESNGYKVNEMKDGSRIVVVRPGFSESWAFFNRKFDTQKASLEQLISQEEKNRMLVILLIRYLVRGGRVTAVTGSQGSGKTTLLMAMVLEMYKTHAIRVHEMAFELHLRKIFGNRNILTFRETDSITGQQGLDIQKKTDGTAFILGEVATDAAVPYMIQMAQQADMFFTHHARTFKKLVHYLRNSLLKMNVFSDEKIAEEQVVNVLNFDIHLVRKRNGHRFIERITECTPLHDDEDIPFDIRTMSDSEERKITFMETFIKYMKRSTNRKVFDERNIIEYRDGGYVAVHPISDHNVKEMLENLTEVDQAGFKQFMQENWG, from the coding sequence ATGAGTATTAGTCATCTTGTGAATCTTGGATTAATTCTAGTAATGCTATTTCTTGTTGGTGTTTACGTCTATTTTAAAATGACTGAAAAACGTCAACCCAAACGCGACCCTCGTGAGATAGATCAGAAGTACACTTTAGCTGGAATTACCGAATATGTAAAAACAGCCATTAATGATCTGACAACAAGTAACATGGAGCATTTGGGGTTAACTGAAGAAGAATTTGATCGACGGATGAATCAGCGTTTGATGTTGCAAAAATCATTAAAGGGATGCACAGATGGAGATATTCGTGATAAAAACTATGTCAAAAATACGATTTTTGATCTTCTCTTGAAAACATATGACTTAAATGATGAAAATATCAATCGTATTATTCCGTTTGATAATAAGAAAACTCTCTCCCTACAAGATAAGTTTGAAATTATGTTGTTTCAAAACAAACAAAAACATGGGGTAAATGCTTTAGGTCAGATCATTGATAGATACAAGTTAGATGAGCTGAAGAATCCTGAAGAAGAAGTAGAAGACGAATATTACGTTATTACACCTCAAGAAATTGAAGAGGTTTATCGTAAGGAATCCAAGGGACTTTCTTTTGAGGATAAGCTCATGATTATTGTCCAAAGAATCTATCAGCAATATAAAGGTTTCTCAGTAATTGATGAAATAAGAGACATGAAGATTGATGGAGTGTCAGGTGGGGTTTCTGGTGTACCCATTGATCAGATTGAACCTTTCGATGATATGGCTTTCTTTGCGGATCGTGTTAATAAGAAACCTACACCCTATAGTCATGACAGTGTTTGGATTTTGTATAAAGGTAAACCGATCCATATGTCGTTTTTGAGTTTCGGATCTGAAGCTGAACTTAAACGTGTCTGCCAAAATATCTATCGTTACAATAATCCAGGACAACTCTCAGAATCGAATGGTTACAAAGTAAATGAAATGAAAGACGGTTCACGGATCGTTGTTGTCCGTCCTGGTTTCTCTGAGTCTTGGGCATTTTTCAATCGTAAGTTTGATACACAAAAAGCATCACTCGAGCAACTCATCAGCCAAGAAGAAAAAAATCGGATGTTAGTTATTCTTCTCATCAGGTATCTAGTTAGAGGAGGGCGTGTAACAGCTGTAACCGGGTCACAAGGTTCTGGTAAAACAACGTTACTTATGGCTATGGTTCTTGAAATGTATAAAACTCATGCAATTCGTGTCCACGAGATGGCATTTGAGCTGCATTTGAGGAAGATTTTCGGCAATCGAAATATCCTCACTTTTAGAGAAACCGACTCTATTACTGGACAACAAGGTTTGGATATTCAAAAGAAAACAGACGGAACAGCATTTATTTTGGGAGAAGTAGCAACAGATGCTGCGGTACCTTATATGATTCAAATGGCACAGCAAGCAGATATGTTTTTTACACACCATGCGAGAACATTTAAAAAGCTCGTTCATTACCTCCGAAATTCATTGCTCAAAATGAATGTTTTCAGTGATGAGAAAATAGCTGAAGAACAAGTTGTGAATGTCCTAAATTTCGATATTCATTTAGTTCGTAAGCGTAACGGACATCGATTTATTGAGAGAATCACAGAATGTACACCACTTCATGATGATGAAGATATTCCATTCGATATCCGGACTATGAGTGATTCAGAAGAGAGAAAAATTACATTCATGGAAACATTCATTAAGTATATGAAGAGATCTACAAATCGGAAAGTATTCGATGAACGAAATATTATTGAATATCGTGATGGTGGTTATGTTGCAGTTCATCCAATCTCTGATCACAATGTCAAAGAAATGCTTGAAAATCTTACGGAAGTTGATCAAGCAGGCTTTAAACAATTTATGCAGGAAAACTGGGGGTAA
- a CDS encoding ABC transporter permease, which translates to MGNAQSALKMAAGLFLAIALITTAVILFISAQDATKTAQTSFADIQTELSQTAYTVYDGTTVSGSQAINALRKFQDKGEFGIQVITGKNPTGSWYFKTVNTTVPVGGQGYGSIGTGTPAGTLAKAMDEANNDYVNPSGKFKAQLIKDNSNVIRGIIFTQN; encoded by the coding sequence ATGGGTAATGCACAAAGCGCTTTAAAAATGGCTGCGGGACTTTTCCTGGCAATCGCACTGATCACTACAGCTGTAATTTTGTTTATTTCTGCTCAAGACGCCACCAAAACTGCACAAACAAGTTTCGCAGATATCCAAACAGAGCTTTCTCAAACAGCATACACTGTCTATGATGGCACCACGGTTTCTGGTAGCCAAGCAATCAATGCACTTAGAAAGTTCCAAGACAAAGGTGAATTCGGTATCCAAGTAATCACTGGTAAAAATCCAACTGGCTCTTGGTACTTCAAAACAGTGAACACAACTGTGCCAGTAGGTGGTCAGGGTTACGGTTCGATTGGTACAGGTACGCCAGCAGGAACTCTTGCTAAAGCTATGGATGAAGCAAACAATGATTACGTTAATCCGTCCGGAAAATTCAAAGCTCAACTGATCAAAGACAACAGTAACGTTATTCGCGGTATCATTTTTACACAAAACTAA